The following proteins are encoded in a genomic region of Glycine soja cultivar W05 chromosome 17, ASM419377v2, whole genome shotgun sequence:
- the LOC114392778 gene encoding uncharacterized protein LOC114392778, translated as MASAWVKSWQCKSRAFEDVYHPHPKILSAGCRKSVESIKELVDIPKPKPRPRKPKPKPKPPLEKHPSSKYPSSTTKPEFEARTTMTRSRSSTTTTTTSSRGIIELPEGHPSRNVVEIIFHTSWGPKPFPGRVELIFKVQNAPRTVARFEEFREAVKARAAAGLAEGNDGEENARCIADGNEVMRFHCLGFAEDGVPYDGGGCAWSFPEKKGAAICTFSGSGGAHETAGGGKGRRAMLVCRVVAGRVSKQLGFLDSLLDKRVGFDSVSGDNGALLVFDSRAVLPCFLIIYRL; from the coding sequence ATGGCGAGTGCATGGGTGAAGTCATGGCAGTGCAAGTCAAGAGCTTTCGAAGACGTTTACCATCCACACCCCAAAATCCTGAGTGCAGGTTGCAGAAAGAGCGTGGAGAGCATCAAAGAACTGGTGGATATACCCAAGCCCAAGCCGAGGCCCAGAAAgcccaagcccaagcccaagccACCTTTGGAGAAACATCCAAGCTCGAAATACCCATCATCAACAACCAAACCTGAATTCGAAGCACGAACCACCATGACACGTTCTCGAAGCAGCACTACGACAACGACAACCTCGTCGCGTGGCATCATTGAACTACCCGAAGGCCACCCTTCGCGCAACGTTGTCGAAATCATCTTCCACACAAGCTGGGGCCCCAAGCCCTTCCCGGGTCGGGTCGAACTGATTTTCAAGGTGCAGAACGCGCCGCGCACCGTGGCGCGGTTCGAGGAGTTTCGCGAGGCGGTGAAGGCACGCGCCGCGGCGGGGCTCGCCGAGGGCAACGACGGCGAGGAGAACGCGCGGTGCATCGCCGACGGGAACGAGGTCATGCGGTTTCATTGCTTGGGTTTTGCCGAGGACGGTGTACCCTACGACGGTGGTGGCTGTGCATGGTCATTTCCGGAGAAGAAGGGGGCGGCGATTTGTACTTTCTCCGGAAGCGGCGGCGCGCATGAGACAGCCGGCGGAGGAAAGGGGAGAAGGGCCATGCTGGTTTGTCGGGTCGTGGCGGGTCGGGTCTCGAAGCAACTCGGGTTTCTTGACTCGTTGTTGGACAAGCGAGTCGGGTTCGACTCGGTGAGTGGGGATAACGGCGCGTTGTTAGTGTTTGACTCGCGTGCGGTATTGCCCTGCTTTCTTATTATTTACAGgttgtaa
- the LOC114392527 gene encoding probable lipid phosphate phosphatase beta: MGHGPKPPPAAPPLLRRIHNLDHTISLYIHNLTRPIAPRPLLRFLELLADFRFFFPVSLALYLAAPSSSTLRSHLLLPLLLCSLLDLLFVALLKFLVRRSRPSYANHSQYNAVVSVDNFSFPSGHSSRVCFVASVFSLSRNSLLADLSRPRVAILVRRWFARDDALAVDLLLAAAWAWAVITVISRVALGRHYVIDVFFGACFGVLEAMFTFRVLEFQGLI, translated from the coding sequence ATGGGCCATGGACCCAAACCCCCACCGGCCGCGCCACCGTTGCTCCGCCGCATCCACAACCTCGACCACACAATATCCCTTTACATCCACAACCTGACACGCCCCATCGCTCCACGTCCCCTCCTCCGCTTCCTAGAGCTATTAGCAGACTTCCGCTTCTTCTTCCCCGTCTCCCTCGCTCTATACCTCGCCGCCCCCTCCTCCTCCACTCTCCGGTCCCACCTCCTCCTTCCCCTCCTCCTCTGCTCCCTCCTTGACCTCCTCTTTGTCGCTCTCCTCAAATTCCTCGTCCGCCGATCCCGCCCCTCCTACGCAAATCACTCCCAATACAACGCCGTCGTTTCTGTCGACAACTTTTCCTTCCCTAGCGGCCACTCCTCCCGCGTCTGCTTCGTCGCCTCCGTCTTCTCCCTCTCCCGAAACTCACTCCTCGCGGATCTCAGCCGTCCACGTGTCGCAATCCTCGTTCGTCGCTGGTTTGCAAGAGACGACGCTCTCGCCGTTGATCTGCTCCTCGCCGCCGCTTGGGCCTGGGCCGTGATCACCGTCATTTCCAGAGTCGCTCTCGGGAGGCATTACGTCATTGATGTCTTCTTCGGCGCGTGCTTCGGTGTCCTCGAGGCGATGTTCACCTTTCGTGTTCTCGAATTCCAAGGTTTGATTTGA